One part of the Rutidosis leptorrhynchoides isolate AG116_Rl617_1_P2 chromosome 1, CSIRO_AGI_Rlap_v1, whole genome shotgun sequence genome encodes these proteins:
- the LOC139858642 gene encoding ATP-dependent zinc metalloprotease FTSH, chloroplastic-like produces MASNFFGSNVLLSTPTPKTHKSSSRIKFVIPQSILNQNPNSTKALNLQSKATLAAILFSSITAQQALADTNLSPPPETPLQVELIKQNQPTNSSPFSQSNVLTAPKPKANPDLPEGSQWRYSEFLNAVKKGKVERVRFNKDGGVLQLTAIDGRRASVVVPNDPDLIDILAMNGVDISVSEGESSNGLFGFIGNLLFPLLAFGGLFFLFRRSQGGPGGPGGLGGPMDFGRSKSKFQEVPETGVSFADVAGADQAKLELQEVVDFLKNPDKYTALGAKIPKGCLLVGPPGTGKTLLARAVAGEAGVPFFSCAASEFVELFVGVGASRVRDLFEKAKSKAPCIVFIDEIDAVGRQRGAGLGGGNDEREQTINQLLTEMDGFSGNSGVIVLAATNRPDVLDSALLRPGRFDRQVTVDRPDVAGRVKILQVHSRGKALAKDVDFDKIARRTPGFTGADLQNLMNEAAILAARRELKEISKDEIADALERIIAGPEKKNAVVSEEKKKLVAYHEAGHALVGALMPEYDPVAKISIIPRGQAGGLTFFAPSEERLESGLYSRSYLENQMAVALGGRVAEEVIFGKDNVTTGASNDFMQVSRVARQMVERFGFSKKIGQVAIGGGGGGNPFLGQSMSSQKDYSMATADIVDAEVRELVERAYERATTIITSQIDILHKVAQLLIEKETIDGEEFMSLFIDGKAELYIA; encoded by the exons ATGGCGTCCAATTTCTTTGGATCCAATGTCTTGCTTTCAACCCCAACACCCAAAACCCATAAATCATCATCAAGAATTAAATTTGTTATTCCCCAATCAATTCTTAACCAAAACCCCAATTCAACAAAAGCATTAAATCTTCAATCAAAGGCTACTTTAGCTGCTATCTTGTTTTCTTCAATTACAGCACAACAAGCCCTAGCTGACACTAATTTATCACCTCCACCAGAAACCCCACTTCAAGTTGAGCTAATTAAACAAAACCAACCAACAAATTCATCACCTTTTTCACAATCTAATGTTCTTACCGCCCCAAAACCCAAAGCTAACCCTGACCTACCTGAAGGTAGTCAATGGAGATATAGTGAATTCTTGAATGCTGttaaaaaggggaaagttgaaaggGTTAGGTTTAATAAAGATGGTGGTGTTTTGCAGCTTACCGCCATTGATGGCCGTAGAGCTTCAGTGGTTGTCCCAAATGACCCCGATCTTATTGATATATTGGCGATGAATGGTGTCGATATATCGGTTTCAGAAGGGGAATCAAGTAATGGGTTGTTTGGTTTTATTGGGAATTTGTTGTTTCCATTGTTGGCATTTGGTGGTTTGTTTTTTCTGTTCCGCCGATCCCAAGGTGGCCCTGGTGGGCCAGGTGGGCTCGGCGGACCAATGGATTTCGGCAGGTCGAAATCCAAGTTTCAGGAAGTTCCTGAAACCGGAGTTTCGTTTGCTGACGTGGCAGGAGCCGATCAGGCTAAGTTGGAATTACAGGAAGTTGTGGATTTTTTGAAAAACCCTGATAAGTATACAGCTTTAGGAGCTAAAATTCCAAAAGGGTGTTTGTTGGTGGGACCACCAGGAACCGGAAAGACCCTTTTGGCTAGAGCGGTTGCAGGGGAAGCTGGTGTGCCGTTTTTCTCATGTGCGGCTTCTGAATTCGTTGAGTTATTTGTGGGTGTTGGTGCATCTAGGGTTAGGGATTTGTTTGAAAAGGCGAAATCAAAGGCACCttgcattgtgtttattgatgaaatAGATGCAGTAGGAAGGCAAAGAGGGGCAGGTTTAGGAGGTGGGAATGATGAAAGGGAACAAACGATTAATCAGTTGTTGACTGAAATGGATGGTTTTTCGGGTAATTCGGGTGTTATTGTTTTGGCTGCTACTAATAGACCTGACGTTCTTGATTCGGCTTTGTTGAGACCAGGGAGATTTGATAGGCAGGTGACTGTTGATAGGCCTGATGTTGCTGGCAGAGTCAAGATTCTTCAG GTGCATTCGAGGGGGAAGGCACTTGCAAAAGATGTTGACTTTGATAAGATTGCTAGGAGAACCCCGGGTTTCACCGGAGCTGATTTACAGAACCTGATGAATGAAGCCGCAATTCTTGCAGCCAGGCGTGAGCTAAAGGAAATAAGCAAAGATGAAATAGCAGATGCTCTCGAAAGAATCATTGCTGGGCCCGAGAAGAAAAATGCTGTTGTCTCTGAAGAAAAAAAGAAACTTGTTGCATATCATG AGGCTGGGCATGCACTAGTCGGCGCCCTCATGCCCGAATACGACCCTGTAGCAAAGATATCTATTATTCCTCGTGGTCAAGCAGGTGGTCTTACCTTTTTCGCCCCTAGTGAAGAACGGCTCGAGTCTGGTTTATACAGCCGAAGCTACCTTGAAAACCAAATGGCAGTTGCTCTCGGTGGAAG GGTTGCTGAAGAAGTTATTTTTGGAAAAGACAATGTTACAACAGGAGCATCAAACGACTTCATGCAAGTCTCTCGTGTGGCACGGCAAATGGTTGAGAGGTTTGGGTTCAGCAAAAAGATTGGTCAGGTAGcaattggtggtggtggtggtggaaatcCGTTCTTAGGGCAATCG ATGTCGTCCCAGAAAGATTATTCCATGGCTACCGCGGATATTGTGGATGCTGAAGTGAGGGAGCTTGTTGAAAGGGCATACGAGAGGGCGACAACAATAATTACGTCTCAAATTGATATTTTGCATAAGGTTGCTCAATTACTTATCGAGAAAGAGACGATCGATGGAGAAGAGTTCATGAGCCTTTTCATTGATGGCAAAGCTGAACTCTACATTGCCTAA